The Chlorocebus sabaeus isolate Y175 chromosome 9, mChlSab1.0.hap1, whole genome shotgun sequence genome includes a window with the following:
- the SEC24C gene encoding protein transport protein Sec24C isoform X2, producing the protein MNVNQSVPPVPSFGQPQPVYPGYHQSSYGGQSGSTAPTIPYGAYNGPVPGYQQTPPQGMSRASPSSGAPPASIAQAPCGQAAYGQFGQGDVQNGPSSTVQMQRLPGSQPFGSPLAPVGNQPAVLQPYGPPPTSAQVTAQLSGMQISGAVAPAPPSSGLGYGPPTSLASASGSFPNSGLYGSYPQGQAPPLSQAQGHPGIQTPQRSAPSQASGFIPPASGGPRLPSMTGPLLPGQSFGGPSVSQPNHVSSPPPQALPPGTQMTGPLGPLPPMHSPQQPGYQPQQNGSFGPARGPQPNYGSPYPAAPTFGSQSGPQPLPPKRLDPDAIPSPIQVIEDDRNNRGTEPFVTGVRGQVPPLVTTNFLVKDQGNASPRYIRCTSYNIPCTSDMAKQAQVPLAAVIKPLARLPPEEASPYVVDHGESGPLRCNRCKAYMCPFMQFIEGGRRFQCCFCSCINDVPPQYFQHLDHTGKRVDAYDRPELSLGSYEFLATVDYCKNNKFPSPPAFIFMIDVSYNAIRTGLVRLLCEELKSLLDFLPREGGAEESAIRVGFVTYNKVLHFYNVKSSLAQPQMMVVSDVADMFVPLLDGFLVNVNESRAVITSLLDQIPEMFADTRETETVFVPVIQAGMEALKAAECAGKLFLFHTSLPIAEAPGKLKNRDDRKLINTDKEKTLFQPQTGAYQTLAKECVAQGCCVDLFLFPNQYVDVATLSVVPQLTGGSVYKYACFQVENDQERFLSDLRRDVQKVVGFDAVMRVRTSTGIRAVDFFGAFYMSNTTDVELAGLDGDKTVTVEFKHDDRLNEESGALLQCALLYTSCAGQRRLRIHNLALNCCTQLADLYRNCETDTLINYMAKFAYRGVLNSPVKAVRDTLITQCAQILACYRKNCASPSSAGQLILPECMKLLPVYLNCVLKSDVLQPGAEITTDDRAYVRQLVTSMDVAETNVFFYPRLLPLTKSPIESTTEPPAVRASEERLSNGDMYLLENGLNLFLWVGASVQQGVVQSLFSVSSFSQITSGLSVLPVLDNPLSKKVRGLIDSLRAQRSRYMKLIVVKQEDKLEMLFKHFLVEDKSLSGGASYVDFLCHMHKEIRQLLS; encoded by the exons gCTGCCTGGGTCTCAGCCATTTGGGTCCCCATTGGCCCCTGTGGGCAACCAGCCAGCTGTGCTTCAGCCCTATGGCCCTCCCCCGACAAGTGCACAGGTGACTGCGCAGCTGTCTGGAATGCAGATCAGCGGTGCTgtggccccagcccctccctcttCAGGGCTGGGCTATG GCCCACCAACATCGCTGGCTTCAGCCTCAGGAAGTTTCCCTAACTCTGGTCTGTATGGCTCCTATCCTcagggccaggctcctccccttaGCCAGGCCCAAGGTCATCCTGGGATCCAGACTCCCCAGCGATCTGCCCCATCACAGGCCTCCGGCTTCATACCCCCAGCTTCAGGGGGTCCTCGGCTGCCTTCGATGACTGGTCCACTCCTGCCTGGACAGAGTTTTGGAGGGCCCTCAGTGAGCCAGCCCAACCATGTGTCCTCACCTCCTCCTCAAGCTCTGCCCCCTGGCACCCAGATGACTGGGCCCCTGGGACCACTGCCACCTATGCACTCCCCGCAGCAGCCAGGCTATCAGCCCCAACAAAATG GTTCCTTCGGACCAGCCCGGGGCCCTCAGCCTAATTATGGAAGCCCCTACCCAGCAGCACCCACCTTTGGCAGTCAGTCTGGGCCTCAGCCACTGCCTCCTAAGCGCCTGGACCCTGATGCCATCCCAAGCCCT ATTCAGGTCATTGAAGATGACAGGAACAACCGGGGTACAGAGCCATTTGTTACTGGAGTACGGGGCCAGGTGCCACCCTTAGTCACTACCAACTTCCTGGTGAAAGACCAAG GGAATGCAAGTCCCCGATACATCCGATGTACATCCTATAATATCCCTTGCACATCTGACATGGCTAAGCAGGCTCAGGTGCCCCTGGCAGCAGTCATCAAACCGCTGGCGAGGCTGCCCCCAGAGGAG GCTTCACCATATGTTGTGGACCATGGGGAATCTGGCCCTTTGCGCTGCAACCGCTGCAAAGCATACATGTGTCCCTTTATGCAGTTCATTGAAGGAGGGAGGCGCTTCCAGTGCTGTTTTTGCAGCTGTATCAATGATG TTCCCCCCCAGTATTTTCAGCACCTGGATCATACCGGCAAACGTGTGGATGCTTATGACCGTCCTGAGCTATCCCTGGGCTCTTATGAATTCTTGGCCACTGTAGATTACTGCAAG AACAATAAGTTTCCCAGCCCTCCTGCCTTTATCTTCATGATTGACGTCTCCTACAATGCCATCAGGACTGGTCTTGTTAGGCTCCTCTGTGAGGAGCTCAAGTCACTGTTAGACTTTCTACCTAG GGAGGGTGGGGCAGAAGAGTCAGCAATCCGCGTTGGCTTTGTCACCTACAATAAGGTGCTCCACTTCTATAATGTGAAGAGCTCATTGGCCCAGCCACAGATGATGGTTGTGTCCGATGTGGCTgacatgtttgtgccactgctgGATGGCTTCCTGGTCAACGTCAATGAGTCTCGGGCAGTTATCACCAG CTTATTGGATCAGATTCCAGAAATGTTTGCAGACACAAGGGAAACAGAGACAGTATTTGTCCCAGTTATCCAGGCTGGGATGGAGGCTCTGAAG GCTGCTGAGTGTGCAGGGAAGCTCTTTCTATTCCATACATCCCTGCCCATTGCAGAGGCCCCAGGGAAACTGAAGAACAGAGATGACAGGAAGCTGATCAACACAGACAAGGAGAAG ACTCTGTTCCAGCCTCAGACAGGTGCCTATCAGACCCTGGCCAAAGAGTGTGTGGCCCAAGGCTGCTGTGTagatctctttctcttccctaacCAGTATGTGGATGTGGCCACACTCTCTGTTGTGCCCCAGCTCACTGGTGGCTCTGTCTACAAATATGCTTGCTTTCAG GTGGAGAACGACCAGGAGCGGTTCCTGAGTGACCTGCGTCGTGATGTCCAGAAGGTTGTTGGCTTTGATGCTGTGATGCGGGTCCGGACAAGCACTG GTATCCGTGCTGTAGATTTCTTTGGAGCTTTCTACATGAGCAACACAACAGACGTGGAGCTGGCTGGGCTAGATGGGGACAAAACGGTGACTGTGGAGTTCAAGCATGATGATCGGCTCAATGAAGAGAGCGGAGCCCTCCTGCAG TGTGCCCTGCTTTACACCAGCTGTGCAGGGCAGCGTCGGCTCCGCATCCATAACCTGGCCCTGAACTGCTGCACCCAGCTGGCTGATCTGTATCGAAACTGTGAGACTGACACGCTCATCAACTACATGGCCAAGTTTG CATATCGGGGAGTCCTGAATAGCCCTGTGAAGGCTGTTCGTGACACTCTCATCACCCAGTGTGCCCAGATCCTGGCCTGTTACAGAAAGAACTGTGCTAGCCCCTCCTCTGCAGGACAG TTGATCCTTCCTGAGTGCATGAAGCTACTCCCAGTTTACCTGAACTGTGTGTTGAAGAGTGATGTCCTGCAGCCTGGAGCTGAAATCACTACTGATGACCGTGCCTATGTCCGACAGCTAGTTACCTCCATGGATGTGGCTGAGACCAATGTCTTCTTCTACCCTCGGCTCTTACCTTTG ACAAAGTCTCCCATCGAGAGTACCACCGAACCACCAGCAGTTCGAGCCTCTGAAGAGCGTCTAAGCAATGGGGATATGTATTTACTGGAGAATGGTCTCAACCTCTTCCTCTGGGTGGGAGCAAGCGTCCAACAGGGTGTTGTCCAGAGCCTTTTCAGCGTCTCTTCCTTCAGTCAGATCACCAGTGGCTTG AGTGTTCTGCCAGTTCTGGATAATCCACTGTCCAAGAAGGTTCGAGGCCTCATTGATAGCTTAAGGGCACAGAGATCCCGGTACATGAAG CTTATCGTGGTGAAACAGGAGGACAAGCTGGAGATGCTGTTCAAGCACTTCCTGGTGGAAGATAAGAGTCTGAGTGGGGGAGCATCTTATGTGGACTTTCTCTGTCATATGCACAAGGAGATTCGGCAGCTACTGAGCTAA
- the SEC24C gene encoding protein transport protein Sec24C isoform X1, with protein MNVNQSVPPVPSFGQPQPVYPGYHQSSYGGQSGSTAPTIPYGAYNGPVPGYQQTPPQGMSRASPSSGAPPASIAQAPCGQAAYGQFGQGDVQNGPSSTVQMQRLPGSQPFGSPLAPVGNQPAVLQPYGPPPTSAQVTAQLSGMQISGAVAPAPPSSGLGYGPPTSLASASGSFPNSGLYGSYPQGQAPPLSQAQGHPGIQTPQRSAPSQASGFIPPASGGPRLPSMTGPLLPGQSFGGPSVSQPNHVSSPPPQALPPGTQMTGPLGPLPPMHSPQQPGYQPQQNGSFGPARGPQPNYGSPYPAAPTFGSQSGPQPLPPKRLDPDAIPSPQLSELPPQQKTRHRIDPDAIPSPIQVIEDDRNNRGTEPFVTGVRGQVPPLVTTNFLVKDQGNASPRYIRCTSYNIPCTSDMAKQAQVPLAAVIKPLARLPPEEASPYVVDHGESGPLRCNRCKAYMCPFMQFIEGGRRFQCCFCSCINDVPPQYFQHLDHTGKRVDAYDRPELSLGSYEFLATVDYCKNNKFPSPPAFIFMIDVSYNAIRTGLVRLLCEELKSLLDFLPREGGAEESAIRVGFVTYNKVLHFYNVKSSLAQPQMMVVSDVADMFVPLLDGFLVNVNESRAVITSLLDQIPEMFADTRETETVFVPVIQAGMEALKAAECAGKLFLFHTSLPIAEAPGKLKNRDDRKLINTDKEKTLFQPQTGAYQTLAKECVAQGCCVDLFLFPNQYVDVATLSVVPQLTGGSVYKYACFQVENDQERFLSDLRRDVQKVVGFDAVMRVRTSTGIRAVDFFGAFYMSNTTDVELAGLDGDKTVTVEFKHDDRLNEESGALLQCALLYTSCAGQRRLRIHNLALNCCTQLADLYRNCETDTLINYMAKFAYRGVLNSPVKAVRDTLITQCAQILACYRKNCASPSSAGQLILPECMKLLPVYLNCVLKSDVLQPGAEITTDDRAYVRQLVTSMDVAETNVFFYPRLLPLTKSPIESTTEPPAVRASEERLSNGDMYLLENGLNLFLWVGASVQQGVVQSLFSVSSFSQITSGLSVLPVLDNPLSKKVRGLIDSLRAQRSRYMKLIVVKQEDKLEMLFKHFLVEDKSLSGGASYVDFLCHMHKEIRQLLS; from the exons gCTGCCTGGGTCTCAGCCATTTGGGTCCCCATTGGCCCCTGTGGGCAACCAGCCAGCTGTGCTTCAGCCCTATGGCCCTCCCCCGACAAGTGCACAGGTGACTGCGCAGCTGTCTGGAATGCAGATCAGCGGTGCTgtggccccagcccctccctcttCAGGGCTGGGCTATG GCCCACCAACATCGCTGGCTTCAGCCTCAGGAAGTTTCCCTAACTCTGGTCTGTATGGCTCCTATCCTcagggccaggctcctccccttaGCCAGGCCCAAGGTCATCCTGGGATCCAGACTCCCCAGCGATCTGCCCCATCACAGGCCTCCGGCTTCATACCCCCAGCTTCAGGGGGTCCTCGGCTGCCTTCGATGACTGGTCCACTCCTGCCTGGACAGAGTTTTGGAGGGCCCTCAGTGAGCCAGCCCAACCATGTGTCCTCACCTCCTCCTCAAGCTCTGCCCCCTGGCACCCAGATGACTGGGCCCCTGGGACCACTGCCACCTATGCACTCCCCGCAGCAGCCAGGCTATCAGCCCCAACAAAATG GTTCCTTCGGACCAGCCCGGGGCCCTCAGCCTAATTATGGAAGCCCCTACCCAGCAGCACCCACCTTTGGCAGTCAGTCTGGGCCTCAGCCACTGCCTCCTAAGCGCCTGGACCCTGATGCCATCCCAAGCCCT caactCAGTGAGCTGCCTCCTCAGCAGAAAACCAGGCACAGAATAGACCCCGATGCCATTCCTAGTCCA ATTCAGGTCATTGAAGATGACAGGAACAACCGGGGTACAGAGCCATTTGTTACTGGAGTACGGGGCCAGGTGCCACCCTTAGTCACTACCAACTTCCTGGTGAAAGACCAAG GGAATGCAAGTCCCCGATACATCCGATGTACATCCTATAATATCCCTTGCACATCTGACATGGCTAAGCAGGCTCAGGTGCCCCTGGCAGCAGTCATCAAACCGCTGGCGAGGCTGCCCCCAGAGGAG GCTTCACCATATGTTGTGGACCATGGGGAATCTGGCCCTTTGCGCTGCAACCGCTGCAAAGCATACATGTGTCCCTTTATGCAGTTCATTGAAGGAGGGAGGCGCTTCCAGTGCTGTTTTTGCAGCTGTATCAATGATG TTCCCCCCCAGTATTTTCAGCACCTGGATCATACCGGCAAACGTGTGGATGCTTATGACCGTCCTGAGCTATCCCTGGGCTCTTATGAATTCTTGGCCACTGTAGATTACTGCAAG AACAATAAGTTTCCCAGCCCTCCTGCCTTTATCTTCATGATTGACGTCTCCTACAATGCCATCAGGACTGGTCTTGTTAGGCTCCTCTGTGAGGAGCTCAAGTCACTGTTAGACTTTCTACCTAG GGAGGGTGGGGCAGAAGAGTCAGCAATCCGCGTTGGCTTTGTCACCTACAATAAGGTGCTCCACTTCTATAATGTGAAGAGCTCATTGGCCCAGCCACAGATGATGGTTGTGTCCGATGTGGCTgacatgtttgtgccactgctgGATGGCTTCCTGGTCAACGTCAATGAGTCTCGGGCAGTTATCACCAG CTTATTGGATCAGATTCCAGAAATGTTTGCAGACACAAGGGAAACAGAGACAGTATTTGTCCCAGTTATCCAGGCTGGGATGGAGGCTCTGAAG GCTGCTGAGTGTGCAGGGAAGCTCTTTCTATTCCATACATCCCTGCCCATTGCAGAGGCCCCAGGGAAACTGAAGAACAGAGATGACAGGAAGCTGATCAACACAGACAAGGAGAAG ACTCTGTTCCAGCCTCAGACAGGTGCCTATCAGACCCTGGCCAAAGAGTGTGTGGCCCAAGGCTGCTGTGTagatctctttctcttccctaacCAGTATGTGGATGTGGCCACACTCTCTGTTGTGCCCCAGCTCACTGGTGGCTCTGTCTACAAATATGCTTGCTTTCAG GTGGAGAACGACCAGGAGCGGTTCCTGAGTGACCTGCGTCGTGATGTCCAGAAGGTTGTTGGCTTTGATGCTGTGATGCGGGTCCGGACAAGCACTG GTATCCGTGCTGTAGATTTCTTTGGAGCTTTCTACATGAGCAACACAACAGACGTGGAGCTGGCTGGGCTAGATGGGGACAAAACGGTGACTGTGGAGTTCAAGCATGATGATCGGCTCAATGAAGAGAGCGGAGCCCTCCTGCAG TGTGCCCTGCTTTACACCAGCTGTGCAGGGCAGCGTCGGCTCCGCATCCATAACCTGGCCCTGAACTGCTGCACCCAGCTGGCTGATCTGTATCGAAACTGTGAGACTGACACGCTCATCAACTACATGGCCAAGTTTG CATATCGGGGAGTCCTGAATAGCCCTGTGAAGGCTGTTCGTGACACTCTCATCACCCAGTGTGCCCAGATCCTGGCCTGTTACAGAAAGAACTGTGCTAGCCCCTCCTCTGCAGGACAG TTGATCCTTCCTGAGTGCATGAAGCTACTCCCAGTTTACCTGAACTGTGTGTTGAAGAGTGATGTCCTGCAGCCTGGAGCTGAAATCACTACTGATGACCGTGCCTATGTCCGACAGCTAGTTACCTCCATGGATGTGGCTGAGACCAATGTCTTCTTCTACCCTCGGCTCTTACCTTTG ACAAAGTCTCCCATCGAGAGTACCACCGAACCACCAGCAGTTCGAGCCTCTGAAGAGCGTCTAAGCAATGGGGATATGTATTTACTGGAGAATGGTCTCAACCTCTTCCTCTGGGTGGGAGCAAGCGTCCAACAGGGTGTTGTCCAGAGCCTTTTCAGCGTCTCTTCCTTCAGTCAGATCACCAGTGGCTTG AGTGTTCTGCCAGTTCTGGATAATCCACTGTCCAAGAAGGTTCGAGGCCTCATTGATAGCTTAAGGGCACAGAGATCCCGGTACATGAAG CTTATCGTGGTGAAACAGGAGGACAAGCTGGAGATGCTGTTCAAGCACTTCCTGGTGGAAGATAAGAGTCTGAGTGGGGGAGCATCTTATGTGGACTTTCTCTGTCATATGCACAAGGAGATTCGGCAGCTACTGAGCTAA